Proteins co-encoded in one Papaver somniferum cultivar HN1 chromosome 5, ASM357369v1, whole genome shotgun sequence genomic window:
- the LOC113282406 gene encoding serine/threonine-protein kinase HT1-like: MNWFKQINTSSNNINGVRRAARRLSLGEYKRAVSWSKYLVSSGGEIKGAEGEEEWSADMSKLFIGQKFASGRHSRIYRGIYKQRDVAIKMISQPEEDEHLASFVEKQFNSEVALLFRLPHHPNIIMFVGACKKPPVFCIITEYLAGGSLKKYLHQHEPHSVPLDIVLKFSLDIAHGMLFLHSQGVLHRDLKSENLLLDEDMCVKVADFGISCLESQCGSGSGKGFTGTYRWMAPEMINEEHHTKKVDVYSFGIVLWELLTALTPFQDMTPEQAAFAVSQKNARPPLHPACPIAFSNLIKRCWSSNPNKRPHFEEIVSILEGYADAFEEDPTFFSSYKPSRHQQFKRYIPRCITARKSATFAS; this comes from the exons aTGAATTGGTTTAAGCAGATAAATACAAGTAGCAACAACATCAATGGTGTCCGTAGAGCTGCAAGGAGATTGTCACTAGGTGAATACAAAAGAGCAGTATCATGGTCCAAGTATTTAGTATCATCTGGTGGAGAAATCAAAGGagcagaaggagaagaagaatggaGCGCTGATATGTCTAAATTATTCATAGGCCAAAAATTTGCATCAGGGAGACATAGTAGAATTTATAGAGGGATTTATAAACAAAGAGATGTTGCTATTAAGATGATCAGTCAACCTGAAGAAGATGAACATTTAGCTTCTTTTGTAGAGAAGCAGTTTAACTCTGAAGTTGCTTTGCTTTTTCGACTCCCGCATCATCCTAATATCATTATG TTCGTAGGAGCATGTAAGAAACCTCCCGTCTTTTGTATAATCACCGAGTATCTAGCAGGGGGATCCCTGAAAAAATACCTCCACCAGCATGAACCTCATTCGGTTCCGTTAGACATAGTTCTAAAATTTTCCCTCGACATAGCTCATGGAATGTTGTTTCTTCACTCACAAGGAGTACTTCATAGAGATCTTAAGTCAGAAAATTTGTTGCTCGACGAAGATATGTGTGTCAAAGTTGCTGATTTCGGGATCTCATGTTTAGAATCTCAATGTGGGAGCGGAAGTGGTAAAGGTTTCACAGGCACTTATCGTTGGATGGCGCCAGAAATGATCAACGAAGAACATCATACAAAGAAAGTTGATGTTTATAGTTTTGGTATAGTCCTGTGGGAGCTGTTAACAGCATTAACACCATTCCAAGACATGACTCCTGAACAAGCTGCTTTTGCAGTCTCCCAGAAG AATGCAAGACCGCCGTTGCATCCGGCTTGCCCAATAGCTTTCAGTAACCTAATCAAGCGATGTTGGTCAAGCAATCCTAATAAGAGACCACACTTTGAAGAGATTGTTTCAATTCTTGAAGGCTACGCAGACGCATTTGAAGAAGATCCTACATTCTTTTCATCTTACAAACCTTCGCGACATCAACAATTCAAGCGATACATCCCTAGGTGTATTACTGCCCGTAAGTCTGCTACATTTGCATCTTAG